GACTCTTGAAAGAGGACGATCCCAGCCACGGCAATGATCACCGTACCGCCCCCAGACCAAAGTGCGTTAATGATGCCCAATTCGTGATCTTTCGTTAGAAAAATATAAAAAAGGAGCGCGATAGCATAACTTAAGATCACGACTAAGCTTGGTCCCCACTGGGTAAATCCATTACTGTATTTCATGAATGTCGCCCCGATTACTTCAAATGCAATAGCGATACTAAGCCAAGTATAAACGCTTTTCATTGTTATCCCATCCCCCAGTTCTTGATCATATTCTTTCTCTAGAATAACGTGTGATCGAGGAGAGTGGGTAATATCAATAAATGATGGTTCGATAACTTCAGGTTATAATATAGGGGAGAATCATATGAAAGAGGAGAGTGTTAATCTTGCTACCCAAGTTAACATACTTTATTAAAATTGCTGACGAGAGAAGTTTCACTCGCGCAGCAAAAGCTTTATTTGTTTCACAGCCGGCTCTTAGTAAGCAGATGAAGAACCTTGAAGAGGAGCTTGGTTTTACTCTTTTTAATCGATCAGTGAAAGGAGTAGAGCTGACTACTAAAGGTCAAGCTTTTTACGAAGATATTAAACCGCTGTTTACGCAGATTAATCAGACGGTCGATCGCTATAAGAAATTTGATCAGATACGATTTGGCTCGACGCCGATTTTAAGTACTTACTTTTTGCCTGGATATTATGAGCAGCTTCAGTATTCGAATGTTCACGTTACAGCTATTCGAGAAGATAGTTTGGATTTGGTTCCTCAGTTAACTTCCCATGAAATTGATGCCGCAATCGTTCAGAATACTCCAGTGATTGAAGGGATGTATTCTACATTTCTATTTTCTGAACCTTTTGTTGCGGCTGTACCTGCTTCTCTTTCATTAGCGAAAAAGAAAGAGGTGACCTTAGTAGAATGTTTTCGGTATACGCAAATAATCCCTCCTACCGGATATCTTTCTGAGCGGGTAAGAGGGATATTGAATGACCATTTATTTGAGGGAGACGTATTAGAAACGCACTATCTCGGTATGGGTGGACTTGTTGCGCTTGGAATCGGCATCGCTTATCTTCCGAAAATGATGGCTGATTCGATCGAACAAAAAGGCGTTGTTTTTCTTCCGATAAAAGGAGAGCCATTAGGTAGAGAAATGTATCTTCATACGAACAGTCATGCTCTTCTTTCTCTATTATCAGCATCTTTCGATCATCGTTAACGTTCGATCGGCAATGAAATGGTGACAACGGTTCCTTCGCCAACAGAGCTATCAAATTCAATGGTCCCCTTGTGTTCGTGAATGATTTTATAACAGACGACTAGTCCAAGCCCGGTACCAGTATCTTTATTCGAGAAGAACGGCTCACCAAGTCGTTCTAATCGTTCTTTCGGGATACCTACGCCTTTATCAGCAATTTTAATAAAGAGGTGCGTGTCTGTATTGCACGTCTTGATGGAGAGTAATCCGCCATCTGGCATCGATTCAATACCGTTTTTGATAATGTTCATGAGAACCTGAGTGATTTGGTTTTTCTCGCAGTTCATTATGAGCGATGGTGTGTGGAAATCTGTCTCGACGTCGACTTTGTTTAATAAAAGCTCTGGCTCCATGAGTGAGACGACGTTACGGGTCAGCGTCATAATATCGGTTTGTTGGTACGTAACGGCCTGGGGTCGCGCGAGTGATAAGAATTCATTAATAATCGATTCGATCCGGTCCATTTCAGATAACATCAGCTGCAATATATCACTATGGATCCGATCTTTGTATAGCTGAATAAATCCTTTTACAGAAGTTAATGGATTCCGAACTTCATGAGCGACCGCTGCTGCAAGCTGTCCGATTGCGGAGAGCTTTTCTGAACGAAGGAGAAGCTCTTCGGTTCTCTTACGATCGCGTATATCTCTTGTTATGGCAGACATCGCCGTAATGTTTCCCTCGTGATCTTTGATTGGTGAGTAGGTAATGCTTACATCAATTAGCGTTCCGTCTTTTGTCTTCCTTACTGTATCGAAATCAACGACACCGTCACCATCAATAACGGCTTTCATGATCCGATTGGCTTCATCTTTATTGTCATTTGGGTAGATGTCAAACAGATGATTAATCATGTCATCATCCGTATAGCCGTAAAGTCGCTGGAAGGCTGGGTTTACTTTAATAACTTCTTTATCCAAGTTACTAACCGAAATAGCATCGGCATTATTTGTGAAAATAGAGGCAATGAGCTCCTGTGTTTCAACAAGTTCCTTTTCCACTTCTCTACGTGCTGAAATGTCTCTTCCTATGGCAATTAAATATTTCCGATCTCCATCAGCGTTATATGTTGGAGCTTTAATAATTTCGAATGTACCTATCTCTCCACTAGCAAGTTCAAGCTCGTATTCATATTCCACCTTTGTTTCTTGTTCCCACGCGATTCGATCGGTTTTTGCATTGTTTCTAAGAAGATGTTGAGCATCGATGTTACTACAGTACAACTCCTCACACGTTTTTCCTTTGTATTTTCCTTCTTCAATTCCAAATATTAATTTCGCATACGCATTCATTTCAAGAATACTGCCGTGTTTATCTTTGAAAATAATGAATTCAGGTATGGAGTCAATGAGCGAGCGTAATTGTGCTGCTTGATCAATTGTGTCGAGCTGAGCATTTTTGAATTCAGTAATATCTTTTACGATTTTATAAGCTCCGCGGAAGTGTCCATTCGTATGAATAGGAATAGTTTTAATGAGTAGGTGAACCTTATTGCGATAAATGTCATACGCCTCAATTTCGTAAGAGCGCTGATCGCCGTATAAGGCTAATTCGAAATGCCTGCTAATTTTGGAAATCGCTTCCTCGTTTACCACATGCTGAGGTGTTTTGATCAGGTCTTCCAATGAATAGCCAAGCATTCTGTGAAGGGCTTGATTGATTAGGGTTAGCTTTAAGTGTTGATCAACAAAAGCAATCCCATCAGGGTTTTCATCAATTAATGAGTGAAACCGCTGTTCGAGCTCTTCGGTAGGAATGTTTTCATTGTTATCTGAAGGTTCACGGGTAACTTCCTTGTAGAGAGCCTCTTTATCCTCAACAATAACGAGTGTCACATGGTTCGAATCTATTGGAGAGAAACGAATCGCTTCCTTCGTAAAAGGGAGGGGGAGTTCGATGAATACTCCCGGCTCCATTGTAAAAGCTCGATCGAGATGGGCTTGGATTTGATTCTGTTCGATCGATAGAATGCTTTCCAAGCATTGTATTGATCCTGCTTTTTGATAGGATGAGAATCTTGAAATAGCATACTCATTAACATGGACGATCCCCCCGTTCCGATCAAGAACAACGAGGGGAAGAGGAATGGCATCGTAATGGGCGTAATAGGCAGCAGTATTCATAAATGTAACCCTCCAGATCTCGTAAACTATTTTACTATTATAACAAATGAAAAGAGGAGGGGGGTCAGGTACGTACCTGCCCCCCTCCTCTTTATTAAAATATTATCAGATTCACATTGCTGTTTATCACATAACACTGTATGATACATAGTATATATAGTGTACGACACACAGTAAGGAAGTTGGTGAGGGTGTGACGTTATTAAATTCATTTATAACGGAGCTCAGAAGAGGCACGTTAACGCTCGCGGTTCTAAGTCAATTAAGAACTCCTCAATATGGTTATTCTCTCGTTCAGTCGCTTGAGAAATCAGGAATATCCATTGAACAGAGCACGCTGTACCCACTGCTTCGGAGGTTAGAGAAGCAGGAGCTGGTGACGAGCAGTTGGGATACAACGGAAAGCAGACCGCGTAAGTATTATGTATTAAGTAAGTATGGAAGAGAAATTTTCGAACAGCTGAAAGTAGAGTGGGAGAAAACGTCGAGCGAATTAGCTACCTTATTGAAGGGGGAGGACGAACGTGAATCTGATTGAGGTTTACATTGGTGAAGTGACGAGACGACTTCCTGAATCCAATCGGGAGGACATTGCGCTTGAATTAAGATCAACAATTGGGGATATGTTGCCGGACGATCCTTCAGAAGAAGACGTGAAGAGCGCCCTTAATGAACTTGGGAGCCCGGTACAAATGGCAAACGGATTTCGGGATTGGCCTATGCACCTCATTGGTCCTCAATATTTTGAGCTTTACATGAAGATTATCAAGATGGTGCTACCTATTTCGCTCGTTGTCACATTTATCACATTTATGACGATTAATGTGATCGACTACAATGGCACTGGGTCGCTTGGAGACGTCTTTTTTAATCTGATGGGTGATGCTATTGGAGGCCTATGGAATACCGCAATCCAAACGTTGTTTTGGATTACCCTCATTTTTGTGATTTTGGAACGGACCGATATAAATATAAACCGAGCGCTAAAGGGATGGTCAGCGGATGAATTAGAGAAAGTAACCTCTGTGCCCAAAAAGAAGAAAGTTTCGAAATCGGAGCTATTCGCCGATCTTCTCTTTGCGGCAGTTTGGGCAACCCTTTATTTTAACGCAGACAACTTACTTGGCATCATTCGAAACGGTAAGGTGGATGTGCCTTTCTTTAATAATGATGTGCTTTTATCTTACTGGCCATTTGTAATTCTGACTCTTCTAACGGCGGTGCTGCTTGCTTTATATAAAGTGATTGTTGGTTATTGGACGAAGCGTTTAGCAGTTGCTAATGCTGTTCATCAAGTCTTTACGACGACAGTGATCGTGATCATGTTATTAAATGATCAGCTGATTCATCCAGATTTAACGAACTTATTGTCTCTATCAGAAACGAATCAAAACATGATTCTTGCAGCGATTGGGTTATTCTTTATATTGAGTGCCGTCATGGATATTGTAAAAGGATTTTGGAAAGCGAAGTTGTAAGTTTAGTGCTTTTTTTTCGTGGATTATTTAAAAATAGTGCTAGAAATGCAAGTGATTAATTAACTGAAAAAAATAAATTTTAATAGAATCGCAGAAATTGCGATTCTATTTTTCATGATGTAAACCCTTTATTATCAAGGGTTTATAGGATTTTTCTATCAAATAGAACCGTCTGTTTCATAATTAACAGAAAAAATTTTTAAACGTTTCCATTGATTTATGAAATAATAATTCCTATAATGAAGAAAGTTGGAAGGGTTTTCAATGGTATTAATGTAAACCCTTTATTTTAGAAGAGGTGGGAGTTATCATGGAAATCTACTTATTAGCAATAACACTCATATCAATTGCAATCGTAATTGTAGGAGTTTCTGTATTTCAGTGGCATGCTTTCATTGGTTTAACTGTAGCGGCTTTATTCCTGGCGGTCATGTCGGGGATGGAATGGGTCGATATTATAGGTTCATATGAAGCAGGTGTTGGTGGCGTACTTGGTCACTTAGTTGGTATTCTGGCACTTGGTACGATTCTAGGAAAACTGCTTTCTGAATCCGGTGCAGGGTTGCAGATTGCGAATTTCTTTATTCGCGTCTTTGGAGAGAAAAAGTTGCCATGGGCGATGTTCTTCTCAGGATTTATTATCGGAATTCCAGTATTCTTTGAAGTTGGTATTTTAATTCTATTACCACTCGTTATTTCAATTCAAAAGGCAACGAAGAAAAACATTTTATTGATTGCGCTACCAGCTGTAGCAGGTTTGTCGATTGTGCACGGATTGATTCCGCCGCATCCGGGTGCCGTTGCTGCGATTGGTATTTATGAAGCGGATCTTGGTAAAGTTCTATTGTATTCACTAGTTATAGCGCTACCAGCTGGTATTCTTGGTGGTCCGGTATTTGCCAAATGGATTAACAAGCGCGTAGTTCCTGTAGGTGAGCCTGATTTGATCAAAGTGGAAGATCAGCAGGATCCATCTAAACTACCTGGTACAGGCATTTCATTTACAACAATCATTATGCCAGTGTTTTTACTTGTTCTAGGTACGTTCGCTCCGTTCCTACCGTTACCAGGAAGTGCGGAAGGGATTTTAGAATTTATCGGTAGCCCACTTGTGGCACTGTTATTATCTTGTTTCTTTGCATTCTATTTCCTTGGCTTCCGTCAGGGATTAGACAAAAAACAAATTAAAAAATACGTAGAAGAATGTATTCTACCTGTTGGATCAATCATCTTGATCATCGGTGCAGGTGGTGGCTTTAAACAGATTTTGATCGATAGCGGAATTGGAACGATTATCGGGAATCTTTCTCAAGATCTTTCGTTATCACCGCTCGTTCTTGCCTTTATGATTGCAGGTCTTATTCGAATTGCTACAGGTTCCGCAACTGTTGCTTTAACAACAGCGGCTGGAATTGTGTCACCGATCATCGCAACGATGTCAGGTGTGAATCTAGAACTGCTCGTTATTGTAACAGGTGCAGGTTCACTTATGTTCTCGCATGTTAACGACGCTGGTTTCTGGATGGTTAAAGAATATCTAGGCTTAACCGTTAAAGAAACGTTTAAAACGTGGACTGTGCTGGAAACCGTGCTTTCCTTTGCAGCATTTGGCGGAGCATTAATTTTGAACATGTTTGTATAAAAGCGAGAGGGGGTCAGGCCCGTGCCTGACCCCCTCTTTCTTCATTCCAGCATAAAACGCTCCTATTTAGGAAATGTTAACCATATCAAATACGATTTGGTACGTGATGGGATGTTGAATGTAGTGAAGAATAAGATGATTGAACTTCATACTTCAATCGAAAAATTAAATGATGGATATACCACCCTATGGAAAGAAGAAATGTTTCTTGCCTGGCAATGGTGGTTGAACGTTTTGCTCCTTTTAGGACCGTGGGTTATTTGGCTGATTCTACGAAAAAAGGAAAGCACTAACCGTTTATTATTAGCAGGATTATTCGTTTATGTGATTACGTCAACGCTTGATTCGATGGGTGTTGCTTATGGTCTATGGTTTTATTTGTATACACCGCTTCCTTACATACATACATTTTTTATGCCATGGGATTTAAGTTCTTTTCCAGTCATGGTTATGTTGCTTATTCAATACAAGCCAAACTTCAGTCCATTATTGAAGGCGGTGTTCTTTTCGCTAATTTGTGCGTTTGTATTCGAGCCGTTATTTATTAAATTAGATGTATATGTGCCTCTTAAATGGGAGTTGTATTACGGGGTGCCGGTCTACATCATTATTTATCTTATTGCCCATCGTGTTAGTAGGAGAGGGAATTTCCACGAGTTAGAATAGAAAAAGGGGGGCAGGTACGAACCTGCCCCCCTTTTTTATATTCTATTATTCGTTACAGTTATTTTCTTGGTCTTTAATTTCTGATGTTTCACATTCGATTTGAATAGTGGTGTGCGTGAGTTCAAATTGATCATGTAGCTTTTGCCCAGCGATCTTAAGCATTTGATCTCGATTTACCCCCTCGTTAACCACAAGGTGACAGGTGAAAGATGGAAAGTCGGAGGTGATGTTCCAAATGTGCAAATCATGGATAGAATTAACACCATCGATTTCAACTAGCGCTTCCTTCACTTTTTGAAGATCGATATTAGATGGCGTTCCTTCCATTAATACATGGAAAGAGTCTTTTGTGACGCGGATCCCGCTAATTAAAACGAGAATAGCGACAATCGCACTCGCAATTGGGTCGGCGTAATTCCAGCCTATGAACATGATGAGCAATGCGGCAATGATGGCGCCGATTGATCCAAGCAAATCACCTAATACATGGAGAAAAGCACTTCGTAAATTGAGATTCTCAGAAGTGTCTCCTTTCATAAGGATCCAGGCTACTAGGATGTTGACGATCAAGCCAATGGCAGCGATAACGAGCATACCTGTACTTGCTACGTCAGGTGGATCGATAAAACGATTAATGGATTCCCATAAGATATAGAATGAAATCGCAATAAGCGCAATCCCGTTTAAGAACGCAGCAAGAATCTCAAATCGCTTGTATCCATATGTTTTCTCGGTATCAGATTTCTTTTCACCGAGTTTAAAAGCAAGTAAGCTCATACCCAGTGCAACGGCATCGCTAAGCATATGTCCTGCATCTGATAAGAGTGCAAGACTGTTAGTAATAATCCCACCAACAACCTCTAAAATCATAAAAGTGAAGATTAGTATAAAACTAATGAGTAGTGCTTTTTTGTTTGCTGAATGAGTATGTCCGTGATCATGGGAATGATTATGCCCCATCGTCATGCCTCCAATCGATTACCAATAAAACGTTATACATGAGTATGTGTTCATATATTAATTATACCACTAATGACTGTGGTTTTAAACGTCTTTTGAAGGGGTCAGGCTCGGGCCTGACCCCTTCAAAAGACAACTGTCTCTATTATGCGGATTTTCGTTCTATTAGTATGTATCAAATGATCAAAATAGGGGACTTTAATGTGATAGAGGAGCGTGGTGATGGTGTCAAAGGACAAGGGAATTCTTTATTTGATTTGGATAGTGACTGCAGGACTTTTATTTAAATATATCCCTAGAAATAAAATTCGACACGGTCTTGTGATTATGCTCTTTAAGCATGTTGTGACATGGTTTTTTGGTTTACTTGTCGTAGAGAAAGGGTTAATTCAGTATCCAGTGCGATTCTTTCGAAAGGCAAATCGCACAAGTTTTACGTTCGAATACTTTGTTTATCCTGCTTTTTGTGCCATTTTCAATTTGAATTACCCGGAGAGCAGAAATAAATTCATACAGCTTCTCTATTATCTTTTTCACGTTGGTATTATTACCACAGGAGAAGTGATCGCGGAGAAATATACGAATCTGATAAAGTACGTTAAGTGGAAGTGGTACTGGAGTTTCATCACGCTTTCGCTAACGAATTTTAGTTCTCGCGTGTTCTATCGCTGGTTTTATAAAGATGAGTTTAAGGTAAAGGAATCAAATTAAATAATCATTTTCGGCTTCCTCATTTTGGAGGCTTTTTTTGTGCACAAAAATGAAGATAAAAATCATATTAGCATTAATTTTGAGAAAGAGTTTGTACATACTTTTTCTCAAAAAGACAGGCTTATATTTACTGTCTCTCATATGGTATCTTTCTTATGACCAATCTGAAGTAAGAAGGGTGTTACGATGAGCAAAAACATAAAACTAGAACGTCCAAAGATTCCGGCTATCCTTGAAGAAGGTCATTTTCGTGCGATTTATAATGATGAAGACTTAACGCTAATGAATTGCGAGATCATAGGTGAAGCGGTGGACGATGTTGAGCTTGACCGTGTGATCCTATCGAAAGTGGTGTTCAGAAACGTTACATTTTCAAACGCCACGTTTCCTCAAATTGACATGATTGATGTTATATTCGATAATTGTAACCTTTCCAATGTGAATTTCACTGAAGGCATTATTCATCGCGTGAAGTTCACGGACTGCAAGTTAATAGGAGCGGATTTCTCGGAAGCGAACCTTGGAAACGTTACATTTGAGAATTGTATGGCAAATTTCAGTAGTTATGTGGATACCAGGCTGAAACAAGTAAAATTTGAAGATACGTCTTTGCAAAGCGCGAACTATCATGGCTCTCAGTTTACAAAGACAATTTTCAACAGGTGTGACGCAAACGACGTGAATTTCGTACAAACGCTTTTAAAGGGGGTCGATCTAAGCACATGTACGTTTGAACGCCTTCATGTTGATTTGGAAAGCCTTGATGGATGTGTAGTGTCACAGGATCAGGCGATTGGATTTGCGAAGTTGTTAGGATTGAAGGTTGTTGAATAGCGGGAGGGGGGACAGGCACATGCCTGTCCCCCCTTTGCGTTACTTCATAAAAGAAGTGATTGAGGAATGTACGGATGTTTGAAATAATTGTTAGTGGATATAACCTGCGATAGAATATAGAGGTTTACATATAGAAATAGGTGATTCCAGACAAGCTGCTAAGATTGGAGGGTTTTATGAACATTCGTCATGTGAAGCAATCAGATTACTATGTGATTTCTCCACTGATCAATGAATGGTGGAATGGAGGACAAATGAT
The sequence above is drawn from the Pseudalkalibacillus hwajinpoensis genome and encodes:
- a CDS encoding PadR family transcriptional regulator; this encodes MTLLNSFITELRRGTLTLAVLSQLRTPQYGYSLVQSLEKSGISIEQSTLYPLLRRLEKQELVTSSWDTTESRPRKYYVLSKYGREIFEQLKVEWEKTSSELATLLKGEDERESD
- a CDS encoding HAAS signaling domain-containing protein, which produces MNLIEVYIGEVTRRLPESNREDIALELRSTIGDMLPDDPSEEDVKSALNELGSPVQMANGFRDWPMHLIGPQYFELYMKIIKMVLPISLVVTFITFMTINVIDYNGTGSLGDVFFNLMGDAIGGLWNTAIQTLFWITLIFVILERTDININRALKGWSADELEKVTSVPKKKKVSKSELFADLLFAAVWATLYFNADNLLGIIRNGKVDVPFFNNDVLLSYWPFVILTLLTAVLLALYKVIVGYWTKRLAVANAVHQVFTTTVIVIMLLNDQLIHPDLTNLLSLSETNQNMILAAIGLFFILSAVMDIVKGFWKAKL
- a CDS encoding PAS domain-containing protein, translating into MNTAAYYAHYDAIPLPLVVLDRNGGIVHVNEYAISRFSSYQKAGSIQCLESILSIEQNQIQAHLDRAFTMEPGVFIELPLPFTKEAIRFSPIDSNHVTLVIVEDKEALYKEVTREPSDNNENIPTEELEQRFHSLIDENPDGIAFVDQHLKLTLINQALHRMLGYSLEDLIKTPQHVVNEEAISKISRHFELALYGDQRSYEIEAYDIYRNKVHLLIKTIPIHTNGHFRGAYKIVKDITEFKNAQLDTIDQAAQLRSLIDSIPEFIIFKDKHGSILEMNAYAKLIFGIEEGKYKGKTCEELYCSNIDAQHLLRNNAKTDRIAWEQETKVEYEYELELASGEIGTFEIIKAPTYNADGDRKYLIAIGRDISARREVEKELVETQELIASIFTNNADAISVSNLDKEVIKVNPAFQRLYGYTDDDMINHLFDIYPNDNKDEANRIMKAVIDGDGVVDFDTVRKTKDGTLIDVSITYSPIKDHEGNITAMSAITRDIRDRKRTEELLLRSEKLSAIGQLAAAVAHEVRNPLTSVKGFIQLYKDRIHSDILQLMLSEMDRIESIINEFLSLARPQAVTYQQTDIMTLTRNVVSLMEPELLLNKVDVETDFHTPSLIMNCEKNQITQVLMNIIKNGIESMPDGGLLSIKTCNTDTHLFIKIADKGVGIPKERLERLGEPFFSNKDTGTGLGLVVCYKIIHEHKGTIEFDSSVGEGTVVTISLPIER
- a CDS encoding CBO0543 family protein; this translates as MVSKDKGILYLIWIVTAGLLFKYIPRNKIRHGLVIMLFKHVVTWFFGLLVVEKGLIQYPVRFFRKANRTSFTFEYFVYPAFCAIFNLNYPESRNKFIQLLYYLFHVGIITTGEVIAEKYTNLIKYVKWKWYWSFITLSLTNFSSRVFYRWFYKDEFKVKESN
- a CDS encoding DMT family transporter, whose protein sequence is MKSVYTWLSIAIAFEVIGATFMKYSNGFTQWGPSLVVILSYAIALLFYIFLTKDHELGIINALWSGGGTVIIAVAGIVLFQESTSLSKFLAIFLIVFGIVGLNTKSRYREKGEETI
- a CDS encoding LysR family transcriptional regulator encodes the protein MLPKLTYFIKIADERSFTRAAKALFVSQPALSKQMKNLEEELGFTLFNRSVKGVELTTKGQAFYEDIKPLFTQINQTVDRYKKFDQIRFGSTPILSTYFLPGYYEQLQYSNVHVTAIREDSLDLVPQLTSHEIDAAIVQNTPVIEGMYSTFLFSEPFVAAVPASLSLAKKKEVTLVECFRYTQIIPPTGYLSERVRGILNDHLFEGDVLETHYLGMGGLVALGIGIAYLPKMMADSIEQKGVVFLPIKGEPLGREMYLHTNSHALLSLLSASFDHR
- a CDS encoding GntP family permease, which codes for MEIYLLAITLISIAIVIVGVSVFQWHAFIGLTVAALFLAVMSGMEWVDIIGSYEAGVGGVLGHLVGILALGTILGKLLSESGAGLQIANFFIRVFGEKKLPWAMFFSGFIIGIPVFFEVGILILLPLVISIQKATKKNILLIALPAVAGLSIVHGLIPPHPGAVAAIGIYEADLGKVLLYSLVIALPAGILGGPVFAKWINKRVVPVGEPDLIKVEDQQDPSKLPGTGISFTTIIMPVFLLVLGTFAPFLPLPGSAEGILEFIGSPLVALLLSCFFAFYFLGFRQGLDKKQIKKYVEECILPVGSIILIIGAGGGFKQILIDSGIGTIIGNLSQDLSLSPLVLAFMIAGLIRIATGSATVALTTAAGIVSPIIATMSGVNLELLVIVTGAGSLMFSHVNDAGFWMVKEYLGLTVKETFKTWTVLETVLSFAAFGGALILNMFV
- a CDS encoding pentapeptide repeat-containing protein, translated to MSKNIKLERPKIPAILEEGHFRAIYNDEDLTLMNCEIIGEAVDDVELDRVILSKVVFRNVTFSNATFPQIDMIDVIFDNCNLSNVNFTEGIIHRVKFTDCKLIGADFSEANLGNVTFENCMANFSSYVDTRLKQVKFEDTSLQSANYHGSQFTKTIFNRCDANDVNFVQTLLKGVDLSTCTFERLHVDLESLDGCVVSQDQAIGFAKLLGLKVVE
- a CDS encoding cation diffusion facilitator family transporter, which gives rise to MGHNHSHDHGHTHSANKKALLISFILIFTFMILEVVGGIITNSLALLSDAGHMLSDAVALGMSLLAFKLGEKKSDTEKTYGYKRFEILAAFLNGIALIAISFYILWESINRFIDPPDVASTGMLVIAAIGLIVNILVAWILMKGDTSENLNLRSAFLHVLGDLLGSIGAIIAALLIMFIGWNYADPIASAIVAILVLISGIRVTKDSFHVLMEGTPSNIDLQKVKEALVEIDGVNSIHDLHIWNITSDFPSFTCHLVVNEGVNRDQMLKIAGQKLHDQFELTHTTIQIECETSEIKDQENNCNE
- a CDS encoding CBO0543 family protein, translating into MKNKMIELHTSIEKLNDGYTTLWKEEMFLAWQWWLNVLLLLGPWVIWLILRKKESTNRLLLAGLFVYVITSTLDSMGVAYGLWFYLYTPLPYIHTFFMPWDLSSFPVMVMLLIQYKPNFSPLLKAVFFSLICAFVFEPLFIKLDVYVPLKWELYYGVPVYIIIYLIAHRVSRRGNFHELE